Proteins from a genomic interval of Streptomyces sp. NBC_00820:
- a CDS encoding MMPL family transporter: protein MATFLYRIGRLAFRRRHFAALIWVALLTLAGVGAASAPAPGNSSFSIPGTEAQKAFDLLEQRFPGMSADGATARVVFKAPSGEKMTDAGNKATVEKTVKELGNGSEVASVADPYAGHAVSKDGRIAYASVKYKVSGMELKDSSRDALKAAAQDARHGGLTVEVGGDALSAAPETGSSEVIGIAIAAVVLVITFGSLLAAGLPLLTAIIGVGIGVSTIAALANPLDLGSTTSTLATMIGLAVGIDYALFIVSRYRAELAEGREREEAAGRAVGTAGSAVVFAGLTVVIALVGLSVVNIPMLTKMGVAAAGTVVIAVLIALTLIPALLGYAGRRIKPAGEKSRLLGGGRAKSEQKRSRPNMGTRWASFVVRRPVAVLLLGVVGLGAAAVPAASLQLGLPDDGSQPVSTTQRRAYDLLSEGFGPGFNGPLMVVVDAKDSHDPKAAFTKVGDEIKGLTDVVTVTPAMPNKAGDTATITVVPNSKPSSATTEDLVHAIRGKGAGITSATDAKVLVTGATAMNIDVSQKLNDALLPYLALVVGLAFLLLIVVFRSVLVPLKAALGFLLSVLAALGAVVAVFQWGWLSGLMNVEETGPVMSMMPIFMVGVVFGLAMDYEVFLVTRMREAYVHGEKPRQAVVTGFKYSARVVTAAAVIMIAVFSGFIGSSEAMIKMIGFGLAIAVFFDAFVVRMAIVPAVLALLGKRAWWLPRWLDRVLPNVDVEGEGLRAESDPDEVKQLVRA from the coding sequence AGCGCCGACGGCGCGACCGCACGCGTCGTCTTCAAGGCGCCGAGCGGCGAGAAGATGACGGACGCCGGCAACAAGGCGACCGTCGAGAAGACCGTCAAGGAGCTGGGCAACGGCTCCGAGGTCGCCTCCGTCGCCGACCCCTACGCCGGGCACGCCGTCAGCAAGGACGGCCGGATCGCCTACGCGTCGGTGAAGTACAAGGTCTCCGGCATGGAGCTGAAGGACTCCTCCCGGGACGCGCTGAAGGCGGCCGCGCAGGACGCCCGGCACGGCGGGCTGACCGTCGAGGTCGGCGGTGACGCACTGAGCGCCGCCCCCGAGACCGGCTCCAGCGAGGTCATCGGCATTGCGATCGCCGCCGTCGTCCTCGTGATCACCTTCGGTTCGCTGCTGGCCGCCGGACTCCCGCTGCTGACCGCGATCATCGGCGTCGGCATCGGCGTCTCCACGATCGCCGCGCTGGCCAACCCCCTCGACCTGGGCTCCACCACCTCCACCCTGGCGACGATGATCGGCCTCGCCGTCGGCATCGACTACGCCCTGTTCATCGTCTCCCGCTACCGCGCCGAACTCGCCGAGGGCCGCGAGCGCGAGGAGGCCGCCGGACGGGCCGTCGGCACGGCCGGCTCGGCGGTGGTCTTCGCGGGCCTGACCGTCGTCATCGCCCTGGTCGGCCTGTCCGTGGTCAACATCCCGATGCTGACCAAGATGGGCGTGGCCGCCGCGGGCACCGTCGTCATCGCCGTCCTCATCGCCCTCACCCTGATCCCTGCGCTCCTCGGCTACGCCGGCCGCAGGATCAAGCCGGCCGGCGAGAAGAGCAGGCTGCTCGGCGGCGGGCGCGCGAAGAGCGAGCAGAAGCGGTCCCGCCCGAACATGGGTACCCGCTGGGCGAGCTTCGTCGTACGGCGCCCGGTCGCCGTCCTGCTGCTCGGCGTGGTCGGCCTCGGCGCCGCCGCGGTGCCGGCCGCCTCCCTCCAGCTGGGCCTGCCCGACGACGGCTCCCAGCCGGTCTCCACCACCCAGCGCCGCGCCTACGACCTGCTCTCCGAGGGCTTCGGCCCGGGCTTCAACGGCCCGCTGATGGTCGTCGTCGACGCCAAGGACAGCCACGACCCGAAGGCGGCCTTCACCAAGGTCGGCGACGAGATCAAGGGCCTGACGGACGTCGTCACGGTCACCCCGGCGATGCCCAACAAGGCCGGCGACACCGCGACGATCACCGTCGTGCCGAACTCCAAGCCGTCCTCGGCCACCACCGAGGACCTGGTGCACGCCATCCGCGGCAAGGGCGCCGGCATCACCTCCGCGACCGACGCGAAGGTGCTGGTCACCGGTGCGACGGCGATGAACATCGACGTCTCGCAGAAGCTGAACGACGCCCTGCTGCCCTACCTCGCCCTGGTGGTCGGCCTCGCCTTCCTCCTGCTGATCGTGGTCTTCCGCTCCGTCCTCGTCCCGCTGAAGGCGGCCCTCGGCTTCCTGCTCAGCGTGCTGGCGGCCCTCGGCGCCGTGGTCGCGGTCTTCCAGTGGGGCTGGCTGTCCGGCCTGATGAACGTCGAGGAGACCGGCCCGGTCATGTCGATGATGCCGATCTTCATGGTCGGCGTGGTCTTCGGACTCGCCATGGACTACGAGGTGTTCCTCGTGACCCGCATGCGGGAGGCCTACGTCCACGGCGAGAAGCCGAGGCAGGCCGTCGTGACCGGCTTCAAGTACAGCGCACGCGTGGTCACCGCCGCCGCCGTCATCATGATCGCCGTCTTCTCCGGCTTCATCGGCTCCAGCGAGGCGATGATCAAGATGATCGGCTTCGGCCTCGCCATCGCCGTCTTCTTCGACGCGTTCGTCGTCCGCATGGCCATCGTCCCGGCGGTGCTCGCACTGCTCGGCAAGCGGGCCTGGTGGCTGCCGAGGTGGCTGGACCGCGTCCTGCCCAACGTCGACGTCGAGGGCGAGGGTCTGCGCGCCGAGTCCGACCCCGATGAGGTGAAGCAGCTCGTACGCGCCTGA